The Arachis ipaensis cultivar K30076 chromosome B03, Araip1.1, whole genome shotgun sequence region AATACCTATAGATATTAAAATAGGTAATGGATATAAATACTTAGATATTCATTCCATCTTATTGTCATGCGTAAATGAGATCAGAAAAGCCAGCTTTATTGGGATAAGATTATTTATTTATGAATGgtcaaaattattttattaattgaaaatCCGGGCCAGAATGATATATATTTTGATTCAGGATCTTATTTCACTCGCACTCACCACTTCCTATGTATTTGCTCTTGGGCGGCAGGCCGACAGCAGCCACACTCCCTCCCGCACTTACGTAGTTACTTACATACTTACATTATATGCGGTCATGCACTACAAAATTGGTCGATTCTTGACTTTGTTCTCTGCATACCTGACACATTGCAACATTAGCAAACCTCTCAAACAACTTATCTCTTATCAGTTAGGTTTTGTTTGGTTAATGTATACTAAAAACTTTAAATAATAAGCATAAATAAAAAGacataaatacaaaatataagtatatattTNNNNNNNNNNNNNNNNNNNNNNNNNNNNNNNNNNNNNNNNNNNNNNNNNNNNNNNNNNNNNNNNNNNNNNNNNNNNNNNNNNNNNNNNNNNNNNNNNNNNNNNNNNNNNNNNNNNNNNNNNNNNNNNNNNNNNNNNNNNNNNNNNNNNNNNNNNNNNNNNNNNNNNNNNNNNNNNNNNNNNNNNNNNNNNNNNNNNNNNNNNNNNNNNNNNNNNNNNNNNNNNNNNNNNNNNTTATACCATCTTTTTTTATAGTTAAATGTTAGttagattttaataaaaatgctgGTCTTGAGACTTTTTCAATTTATAATACTTTTATCATTTATTTTCACCATCACCATTCATTTATCACCACTTATTTTTCTCCTCTATTATCATTtataaccaaaaataaataattcaaatAATAGAAAATTCCAATAATTTCAATAACAAATCCAACCACTAACGGTAACAAAAACTCTATTATATATAATCATCAATTCAACAATTATTTAAAACaattaaaacagaaaaacaaAGAGAAACGAATTCTTCATGAACAAATCCATCAAATTCAGAATCTAACTCAGACTCCTAATCCGAGAAAATGGATCAAACACATATAAGAGTAAGTCATCGCGGTGAAGAGCGCAAGAGAGAGTGCGACCGAAGCAACGGTGGGCGAATAGAAAAAGTGGGAGAGAGGTGGTCGTGGTTGACTCAAAGTACGATTCACAACCACAGAAAAACTGAATCCCGATTTTGCGATTTGGAAGCGACAAGATGCACTCCTCAAGTCTTGGTTACTTGCCTCAATGACAAAGCCTTTCACAACTCGGATGGTAGGCTGCGTTTATGCATTCGAGGTATGGAAAAGATTAGATGATCATTTCTCCTCTCAAATTAGGGCAAAAACTATGCAGTTAAAGCACAAATTAAGTATTGTTCGAATTGGAGCCTCTGTAAATGACTATCTGTTAGTGTTGAAAGGAACAACTGATGCGTTGGCTTCGGTCAGAGAACCGATGCGTGAAAGTGATCATGTGAATGCAATTTTAAATGGTTTAACTGAAGAATATGCACCAGTATTTACCTCAGTGGTTGCACGACCTGTTAGTATCTTAGTAGGTGAATTAGAAGCACTTTTGTTTGCTCATGAAAGCATGCTAGACAGATTTTGAAAACCAGAATCGTTCGTTCAAGAAAATATGGCTCAGTATTCGCAAAGTTACAATATGAGAGGTGGTTTTAGAGGAGGCAACAGAGTCGGTTTTCGTAGTGGCAGCCGGTCAGGAAGAGCAGGAAACAATTCCTATAGTGACAACAGGTTTAATAATAGAAATGGTTACAGCAGATTTGGTGATAACAATTTTGATAGTGCAAGACTGGGATATAGTGATGGTTTTGGATCCAACAATAATTCAAGGTTTGTGCACAATGAGAGACAGCAAGGGTATAATGGTGCATCTGGTTCAAGACCATTAAGCAACAATGGTATGAGGCAATCTCACAATGAAAGATCAATTTGTCAAGTTTGTGACAAAGTTGGGCATACTGCCAAGACATGCTGGTACAAGTATGATAGAGGAGACAGCTCGGGCTCCCCTTCTCAACATGACTATTCCAACTCACAGGGTGTACAAGGCTCGCAAGCTCATCTACGTCATGTTCTGGCTACTCCAGCAACGGTTCAAGATCAGACTTGGTACCCTGACTCAGGTGCAACACATCACATGACAGCTGATCGGTAAAATCTAATGGAAAAGGAGCCTTATACAGGAACTGACCAAGTCATTGTGGGAGATGGTTCAGGTTTGCATATCAATCTTGTTGGGAAGTCTTATTTTAAAACTGATTTGAGCACCACAGAGttcttgcttcaaaaattgcTTCATGTCCCTGACATAACAAAAAATTTGCTTAGTGTCTACAAATTCTGCTgtgataataaaatattttttgagtttCATTCTGATTGTTGCTTTGTGAAAAATCAGGACACTAAAGAAGTTGTGATCAATGGAGAAGTTGAGCAGGAAATGTACAAATTTGTTAATTTCAAGCCCTCAAATAATGCAGTTGCCTACGTCTCCTCTATGTCTGCTGCTGATAGTTTTCTTTTGTGGCATAATAGGCTAGGTCATCCTTCTTATAATGTAGTATCTAGTATTCTAAAATCTTGTGATATTGTAGTTGACCCCAATAAATCCGTTTGTCCAGCCTGCTGTATAAGAAAGTCTCACCAATTACCTTTTTCAGTCTCAAATACAGTTTACACTACACCCCTAGCTTTAGTTTACACAGACATATGGGGACGTGCCCCAATAGTTGATTCCTATGGCAATTTTTACTTCATAAATTTCATTGATGCTTTTAGCAAGTTTACCTGGATTTACTTCATTAGATCACGCTCCCAACTCAAATCAGTCTTTAAATGCTTTCAACAAATGATTGAGATGCAAttaaatgttaaaataaaaatggTGCAATCTGATAATGCTGCTGAATATGTGAGCTTGTCCAAAGATTTACAGATGCAGGAAATTCTTTATCACTTTTCATGTCCTCATGAACACCAGCAAAATAGTGCTGCTGAGCAGAAGCATCGGCATGTTGTTGAAAAGGGGATGACCATGTTAGCAGGAGCTGGTATGCCAATCAAGTATTGGGGGAAGCTTTCAGCACTGCAGTGCATCTGATCAACTTGTTACCCACGCCTGTGCTTGCTAATCAGTCACCGTATGAGAAATTGTTTGGCAAAAAGGCTGATTACTCCAGTCTTCGGGCTTTTGGCTGCTTATGCTTCCCACACTTGCGGCCCTACAACAAGCATAAGCTGGAGTTCCGATCTTTCCCTTGTGTGTTTTTGGGGTACAGCGGCTCTCATAAAGGTTATAAGTGCCTTACCGAGCAAGGAAAGCAGATAATCTCCCACAATGTTGTGTTTAATGAGCACCAGTTTCCGTTTAAAGATAACAACTTCGCTGCCTCCCTTGGCGGCCATCTGCTCTGTCACCAACACTTCCAGCCAGTGTTCCAGCTATCCCTACTCTCCAAAGATCTCCTCTCCCCACCATTGTGTTGTCTTCACAGCCAGCTTCCTCACCTTTGCCTCAACCGTTGCACTCCCAGGTTCTCTCTTCTATTCCTTCCTTGTCCCtccctccttctctttctttctcacaGCAGCAGCCATCTTCCTCACAACCCACAACCTCTTTTTCTCCTTCTGCACCCTCCAACACACCTATTCCTATTCCAATCTCTGATTTAGAAATTGTTTTACCTGATTTGCCCCCTACTCAACCACCTACTCTAAACACCCATCCGATGGTTACCCGAAGCAAAGCTGGCATTTTATGACCCCGAGCTTTTTTGGCAGCGATTGAGCCGAGATCAGTCAGAGATGCACTACAAAATCCATATTGAAAATTGGCTATGGATGCAAAATACCATGCTCTTATGCGGAATCAGACTTGGAAATTGGTTCCTCTGCCTCAAGGTCGAGAGGCTGTTGGTAGGAAGTGGATTTTCTGAGTTAAATACAAGTCTGATGGCACCCTCCAAAAGTATAAGGCGCGGTTAGTAGCTCAGGGCTTTTCTCAGCGACCAGGGTTTGATTTTACTAAGACCTACAGCCCTGTCGTAAAGCCTACTTCAATTAGGATTGTACTCACTCTTGCGTTGTCAAAGTCATGGACCATCAAACAGCTTGATGTTAACAATGCCTTCCTTCATGGTGAGTTGGCTGAGGATGTGTACATGAAGCAGCCTCGGGGTTATGAGATTGGCGATGGCAGTTTAGTATGCAAGCTTACTAAGGCCCTCTATGGCCTCAAACAAGCACCACGAGCTTGGTACTACAAGCTGTCTACAGCGCTCCAACATCTTGGCTTCCTTACCACTAAGTCTGATGTGTCTGTCTTCACCCGGTTCAAACATGTATCAGCCACTGTGGTTCTTGTGTATGTCGATGACATAATCGTCACAGGTAACTCGAATAAGGTCATTGATGATGTCATTCAACAACTCAACACTAGGTTTGCATTAAAAGACATGGGTAGCCTAAACTACTTTCTTGTTATTCAAGTGACCAGGACAGACAGTGGTGGTCTTCTCTTGTCTCAAGAGAGATATGTTAATGACTTGTTAAAGAAGGCTGAGATGCAAGACTGCAAGCCGTGCGTCACTCCCCTATCGTCATCGGTTAAGTTCTCTGCCTTTGGGGGATCTGCCTTCAATAACCCGAAGCTCTATCGGTTGTGGGTAGTTTGCAATACCTTACTGTGACCAGGCCTGAGTTGGCTTATTGTGTGAGTAAAGTCTCACAATTTGTGCAACATCCACTTGATGAACACTGGAGACTTGTGAAACGTATTCTGCATGACTTTGTGACGAAACGACTCATTGGTGTGAGCCATGTCCCCGGAACGGTTCAAGTTGCGGACATTTTCACTAAGGCTCTGCCTAGTACTGCCTTTCTACACTTTAGAGATAAGTTAATGGTTGCTGATCTCCGATATTATACCGGGCTTAAAGGACAGAGATCAGATGAGGATGTCAAAGGACAGCATAGCAGAGACTTTAACAAAGAGAGTGTCAAGCAGGGACGATGACAAGAGTTACAATTTGCCTTATACAAAGTCTGAAGCACCTAAGAATTTGTGAAGGTAGAGATCATGATAGTGTATGTATTAGTTGTGGTAGTGTATTAGGCGTGATAAGTGTATTACTGTGATGGTGCACTAGTTAGTTAGTAGGTGTGTGGTTCTTGGTGTACCACCTGGTAGGGAGTCCAACTATTGTTGCAGTTACATATTGCATATATTCATTCATTGTAATGATTCATTCATTCCATTTAAGTATACACAACATCTTTGTTTTCTCTCTGCTCTCCCTTTCTTTCCTCGTTCATCTTCTTCCCTCTAAGCCTAGTACCTTTAcacaaagagaaagagagaaaggcaaacgtagaggaggaagagaagaaaaCAGCAAATCTAGAAAAAAGAGGAAAAGATCCGACGGATCTAGACACAGAGAAGAGGGCACGAAGGCGATGGTGGTGGCAGAGGGAGTAGTGATGGAAGGAGAGGGTAGTGATAGAAGAAAAGCGGAGGAGGAAGGAAAGAAGATTGGTCAACAAACAAAAgagttagaattaaaaaaaaaaaaattgatattttaaagattaataaaagataaaagtgTAAAAAATTTGTATCTAATTGAATATGTCTTTATGTCTCAACATTTTAAGAGAACACTAAATACATATATTTTGTATGAATTTGTGTGCTACTATATCCTTCGGAAATTTGTGTCTTAACTCTTAACAAACAAAGAATATATACCACTATGTCTATGTCTATGATGAATATAAACATTAACCAAACGGCCGTTATTCTACCACTCCCTTCACCATCCCAAATCCAAAccaataaaatcttttaaaaaaaaatttttgcacACTACATAAAGTCAATGTTTGCAGCTATATAATTTAGCCCTTGAATCGTGATTAATGCCGGAAAACAAAAGGGTTTTCAATATTTTTACCCAAACTTGAAAAACCATTTTGTCGGCTGCGAATACCATATTTATAAATCTGACCCTGAAATTATCACGAGTCAAGCAGCAAACAGCCTAAATCGCATTCCATAGAAACCGTAGTCCTATAACGGAGAAATTTGTTCCCCTTGTTACTATTGATAAAGGTAAATTAAAGAAGGCATAAGTGTTTTTATGATGGGAGAGGAAAAAGGTAAAGGGTGGTGAAGCGGCAGTTTGGAATATGAATCAATATCCGGCATCACCCTATTTGAGCGTCACCATTTCCTTCCCTGAGAACCCATGCCGCCTTTGTTCTTTCCAAAGAAAACATTCTTGGCTTTTGGTTTTGGCAACTCATGCAGGTCCATCACCTGTATCGTTCTTTGCTTTTTCGCTACAACACAACATTACCACTCAGTATCACATGAATCTATCTATGTAATGTAACAAATAAAACAGCAAGTAATCAAGTCACCATTTGCAGCCTCTTTGTAGTTCTCTTGAAGTCGTTTTCTTGCTGAAGCAAGTCTCTCCGCGTCAAAATTGCTCTCTTTTTGTCTCTGAAAATAATCCAACAATGGGTCGGTTTTTTAACTTGTTAAGCAAGTAAACTTAAGCTTATAAATCATATCCGTACGttttgaggaggaggaggagtggGAACCGATGGTAACGGTGATGGTGATTTTTGAGCTGGTTTTGGCAGAGCTTCTTTGCGAGgaattggttttggttttggttctgTTTCGGAAGACTCAAAATTGCCATCTGTATGAGCAGAGCAGTGAAGAGAGCAGTGAAGGGAACAGAACATGTATTAAACATTATACCAAACATTCCAAATCACACTTTGAATCGGATACTATACTCACTCTCTGAATTTGGCGAGCATGCAAAACCAGGAATCTGCCAAAGGAATGGAACATTATAATCAATAAAGCAGCAAAGCATATGAATCATCATGCATAGTTCTTGAACTGAACCTGATGATGCCCATTTCGTTGATTCCTCTGCTGAGGCGAATCTTCATCATCACCTGCCATGCCAACAAGATGACATGAATCTCACTATTCACTGCAATTTTGACACAGAAGAGAGAGATTACCAATGACAGTACTAGCAGTAGCAGGTTCTCCAGGTGCCTTCAGCTTCACCCATTCATCTACAATTTCCTTCCACTTCCTATCCAAAGCAAACAAAACACTCAACTCATCTGTTACATGAATCAACCTTCATTCTTCAGCATATGCACTTAAAAAACAAAACCTGACAAGAAGCTTCACCAATCTGCGAACTTCACTGGAGGAATGCTTCCTTAACCGATTCACGTTCCTCCCAATGTCAGTTTCCTGCATGCATGAATCCAATTAATTAACAAACTCAAACGACAATTTAACAAACAACACGAGCTTACCTCTAAAGCCTGGAATGTAATATCCATGTCCGCCAGATTCTGTAGCAACTCCGCCAACGAATCTTCCGACTATcaaacaacatcaaattcaaccaaCACAAAACACATTCCTTAATTCTAAGAACCAATTAATTAGCTGAAattaaaagaggaaaaaaaagagGGAGACCTGGTGAGGATCTTCAAGTTGGTGCTTAATTTCTAGAATCTTCTTCTGCTCGTCATCGAATAAGCCTCCAAAAGGATCCATATCCTCGTCCTCTGACGATTTGTTTTGCTGATTGTGTGCTTCGACGGCATTTGCTTCGCAATTCAGACACCGGGGAGGCGTGGCAGTAGCGGCGTAAAGGCGCTCGACGATTCCGTCCCGGCGGCGCTTCAATTCATCGGCGTTATCGGCGGAAGCGACGTCGATTGCAGCGTCAAAGAAAGCCCAAACGTCGACGCGGGCGGTGTCCAGTATGGATCGGAAATCATCCAAATCCATATCGGAAGCGTGGCACCAACCAAATCGATGGAGGGATTGGGATCCCACACGGAAACAACAATCTAATCTAATAATTCAAGTTTTGTGGAGATATTCGGAACAAAAACATTAATACAAGATAACAAGAATATACTCTATATTCTTTCTACCAAAAGCAAACTctaatttctttttcttattatttcttttcttggtttaaattgaaattcatatTGATTGATTGATACTCATGCGTGTTTTTATAATATGTTGACCAATGGCATCAGGATTTGTTAAACAAAAGAGGCTCAACACAGTAAAGTGGAGCAAAGGAAAAAGGATAACCAAAGTAAACACAAATATAACTGGAAAGCTAGTATCCGTTGTCATCTcc contains the following coding sequences:
- the LOC107630962 gene encoding probable mediator of RNA polymerase II transcription subunit 26c, which gives rise to MDLDDFRSILDTARVDVWAFFDAAIDVASADNADELKRRRDGIVERLYAATATPPRCLNCEANAVEAHNQQNKSSEDEDMDPFGGLFDDEQKKILEIKHQLEDPHQSEDSLAELLQNLADMDITFQALEETDIGRNVNRLRKHSSSEVRRLVKLLVRKWKEIVDEWVKLKAPGEPATASTVIGDDEDSPQQRNQRNGHHQIPGFACSPNSENGNFESSETEPKPKPIPRKEALPKPAQKSPSPLPSVPTPPPPQNRQKESNFDAERLASARKRLQENYKEAANAKKQRTIQVMDLHELPKPKAKNVFFGKNKGGMGSQGRKW